Proteins encoded by one window of Planctomycetia bacterium:
- a CDS encoding KpsF/GutQ family sugar-phosphate isomerase, with product MDAARQHEFSSVDLSPFEQLSYARQILRMGSQALEKVSERLDLEFCRAVERLHTCRGSVVVSGIGKAGLVGQKLSATLASTGTRSFFLHPAEAVHGDLGRLRSDDVALVLSQSGETEEVVRLLPSLAAAEVPIVAMTARSSSRLGRAAEIVLELGPLQEACPLGLAPSTSTTAMLGLGDALALVTSRMHRFGREDFARVHPAGALGRRLSKVEERMRPVDECRVASDAQPLREVFAQVRRAGRRSGAVMLVDAEGALSGLFTDSDLARLFESRRYEGFDLPMSALMTKNPTMVVEGTMLADAVAIMADRKFSELPVVDRFSRPIGLLDVTDLVEMIPDEPR from the coding sequence ATGGACGCCGCTCGCCAACACGAATTCAGCTCCGTCGATTTAAGCCCTTTCGAGCAATTAAGCTACGCTCGGCAGATCCTGCGCATGGGCTCCCAAGCGCTGGAAAAAGTCAGCGAACGACTCGACCTCGAGTTCTGTCGCGCGGTCGAGCGGTTGCACACCTGCCGGGGGAGCGTCGTCGTCAGCGGGATCGGCAAGGCAGGCCTCGTCGGCCAAAAGCTTTCCGCCACGCTCGCCTCGACCGGCACGCGCAGCTTTTTTCTCCACCCGGCCGAAGCCGTGCATGGCGACCTCGGGCGTCTCCGCAGCGACGATGTCGCGCTCGTCCTTTCGCAGAGCGGCGAGACGGAAGAAGTCGTGCGACTGTTGCCGTCGCTGGCCGCGGCCGAGGTGCCGATCGTCGCGATGACGGCGCGGAGCAGTAGCCGCTTAGGGCGGGCCGCGGAGATCGTACTCGAACTCGGCCCGTTGCAAGAGGCCTGTCCGCTCGGTCTCGCGCCGAGTACCAGTACGACGGCGATGCTCGGCCTCGGCGATGCGTTGGCGCTCGTCACGAGCCGGATGCACCGTTTCGGTCGCGAAGATTTCGCGAGGGTTCACCCGGCCGGCGCGCTCGGTCGCCGCTTGAGCAAGGTTGAAGAGCGAATGCGTCCGGTCGATGAATGCCGTGTCGCTTCGGATGCGCAACCGTTGCGCGAAGTCTTCGCACAGGTTCGCCGTGCCGGTCGACGCAGCGGAGCCGTGATGTTGGTCGATGCCGAAGGAGCGCTCAGCGGCCTCTTCACCGATAGCGATCTCGCGCGACTGTTCGAGTCGCGCCGCTACGAAGGGTTCGACCTACCGATGTCGGCACTCATGACGAAGAACCCGACGATGGTCGTCGAAGGGACGATGCTGGCCGACGCCGTGGCGATCATGGCCGATCGTAAGTTCAGCGAACTACCGGTCGTCGATCGCTTCAGCAGGCCGATCGGTTTGCTCGACGTCACCGACTTGGTCGAGATGATTCCGGACGAGCCCCGTTGA
- a CDS encoding HAD hydrolase family protein, whose translation MTNSNLQPIELILADVDGVLTDGSIIFTNEGIEIKRFNIRDGLGIKLWQRAGGKFGLITGRNSHIVNVRAGELGIEIVRQGTEKKLTAVKEILAQLRLEPQQVCFIGDDLPDLAAMRYVGLGVAVADACIDVRQAADYVTHLNGGTGAVREVIEMILRAQQRWDDVLHPYNA comes from the coding sequence ATGACGAATTCCAATCTCCAACCGATCGAACTCATCTTGGCCGACGTCGACGGGGTGCTCACCGATGGCAGCATCATCTTCACGAACGAAGGGATCGAGATTAAGCGATTCAACATTCGCGACGGCCTGGGTATCAAACTCTGGCAACGAGCCGGCGGCAAATTCGGTCTGATTACCGGGCGCAATTCGCACATCGTCAACGTGCGCGCCGGTGAATTAGGCATCGAGATCGTGCGCCAAGGGACGGAGAAGAAGCTCACGGCGGTGAAGGAGATTCTCGCGCAGCTGCGCTTGGAACCTCAGCAGGTTTGCTTCATCGGCGACGATCTTCCCGACCTCGCGGCGATGCGCTACGTCGGACTCGGGGTCGCCGTCGCCGACGCTTGCATCGATGTTCGCCAAGCGGCCGATTACGTTACGCATCTCAACGGCGGAACCGGCGCCGTGCGCGAAGTGATCGAGATGATCTTGCGCGCACAGCAGCGCTGGGACGACGTTCTGCACCCTTATAACGCGTAA
- a CDS encoding esterase, translating to MAAATGTWSEVQVGGHSCDIYEPPALNPHGYVVLYLHGVHLARLTENEAFRKEFDRYGLPVVGPMTARSWWTNKICREFDPQLTAERHLLDNIFPYVCERWGSGPGRVALLGTSMGGQGALRFAFKHPAKFPIVAAISPAIDYQIRYYDEEEGGTLAEMYSDPEAVRQDTATLHVHPLNWPRNTWFSSDPVDYRWHESSERLHMKLSSLGIMHEVDLETSAGGHSWKYYDHMAPRAMQFIAERLDQERRRV from the coding sequence ATGGCAGCGGCAACCGGAACTTGGAGCGAAGTGCAGGTCGGCGGCCATTCGTGCGACATCTACGAGCCGCCGGCGCTGAATCCGCATGGCTACGTCGTGCTCTATCTGCATGGCGTGCATCTCGCCCGGCTCACCGAAAACGAAGCGTTTCGGAAAGAGTTCGACCGTTACGGGCTGCCGGTCGTCGGACCGATGACGGCACGAAGTTGGTGGACGAACAAAATCTGTCGCGAGTTCGATCCGCAACTGACCGCCGAAAGGCACCTGCTCGACAATATCTTTCCCTATGTTTGCGAGCGGTGGGGTTCCGGACCCGGTCGAGTCGCACTACTCGGGACAAGCATGGGAGGCCAAGGAGCGCTTCGCTTCGCGTTTAAGCATCCGGCGAAGTTTCCGATCGTGGCCGCGATCAGCCCGGCTATCGATTACCAGATTCGCTATTACGACGAAGAAGAAGGGGGCACGCTCGCGGAAATGTATTCCGACCCGGAAGCGGTGCGCCAAGATACGGCGACGCTCCACGTGCATCCTTTGAATTGGCCTCGCAACACCTGGTTTTCCAGCGATCCTGTCGACTATCGTTGGCATGAAAGCTCCGAGCGGTTGCATATGAAGCTGTCGTCGCTGGGGATCATGCACGAAGTCGATTTAGAAACTTCCGCCGGAGGTCATAGCTGGAAATACTACGACCACATGGCGCCGCGCGCGATGCAATTCATCGCCGAACGACTCGATCAGGAACGGCGGCGCGTCTGA
- the hpt gene encoding hypoxanthine phosphoribosyltransferase, with translation MKILLTQDEVREGVTRMARDINACYGKRPVTIVGVLTGSVVLLADLIRLLEMPLRVGLVQAKSYRGASTVRSELQIKADALPDLTDREVILIDDIFDTGHTLDRLLESFGTFGTKSIRSAVLLRKHGRQEVKREPDFYAFEIPDEFVVGYGLDYDDEYRNLPHIAALEPHEIVGNKS, from the coding sequence TTGAAAATATTGCTGACCCAAGACGAAGTGCGCGAGGGAGTGACGCGCATGGCGCGCGACATCAACGCCTGCTACGGCAAGCGCCCGGTGACGATCGTCGGCGTATTGACCGGCAGCGTCGTCTTGCTCGCCGACTTGATCCGCCTGCTCGAAATGCCGCTCCGCGTCGGGCTCGTTCAAGCGAAAAGCTACCGCGGCGCGTCGACCGTGCGCAGCGAATTGCAAATCAAAGCCGATGCGTTACCCGATCTGACCGATCGCGAAGTCATTCTCATCGACGACATCTTCGACACGGGGCACACGCTCGATCGATTGCTCGAAAGCTTCGGCACGTTCGGCACGAAATCGATTCGTTCGGCCGTCTTATTGCGCAAGCATGGACGACAAGAAGTGAAGCGCGAGCCCGACTTTTACGCGTTCGAGATCCCCGACGAGTTCGTCGTCGGCTACGGACTCGACTACGACGACGAGTATCGCAACTTGCCGCACATCGCGGCGCTGGAGCCTCACGAGATCGTCGGGAACAAGTCGTGA